One Tenrec ecaudatus isolate mTenEca1 chromosome 12, mTenEca1.hap1, whole genome shotgun sequence DNA segment encodes these proteins:
- the TRMT6 gene encoding tRNA (adenine(58)-N(1))-methyltransferase non-catalytic subunit TRM6 isoform X1: MEGAGEHPDPQPQQPDSGPQQPGDHCIRDGDFVVLKREDVFKAVQVQRKKKITFEKQWFYLDNVIGHSYGTTFEVAGGGSLQPKKKKEELTSETKEAGVDNRNIVDDGKSQKLTQDDIKALKDKGIKGEEIVQQLIENSTTFRDKTEFSQDKYIKKKKKKYEAVVTVVKPSTRILSVMYYAREPGKINHMRYDTLAQMLTLGNIRAGNKMIVMETCAGLVLGAMMERMGGFGSIIQLYPGGGPVRAATACFGFPKSFLSGLYEFPLNKVDSLLNGTFSSEMLSPEPKESTTVEERNGVEENQAPEPENEDSVAEAPESTLPEEPESMEIALEDPEDKGAKEKGSKRDYIQEKQRRQDEQRKRHLEAAALLQERNADGLIVASRFHPIPLLMSLLDFVAPSRPFVVYCQYKEPLLECYTKLRERGGVINLRLSETWLRNYQVLPDRSHPKLLMSGGGGCLLSGFTVAMDNLKADASLTPPASASALKTEEPAAKKRKCPVSDS, encoded by the exons ATGGAGGGCGCCGGGGAGCATCCAGACCCGCAGCCCCAACAGCCCGACTCCggaccccagcagcccggagaccACTGCATCCGCGACGGCGACTTCGTGGTCCTCAAACGCGAAGATGTATTCAAAGCGGTTCAGGTCCAGCGGAAAAA aAAAATCACTTTTGAGAAACAGTGGTTCTATCTGGATAATGTCATTGGCCACAGTTACGGAACCACgtttgaagtggctggtggaggAAGCCTTCAGcccaagaagaagaaggaagagctCACCTCAG agACTAAAGAAGCAGGTGTTGACAATCGAAACATAGTTGATGATGGAAAATCTCAGAAATTAACCCAAGATGACATAAAAGCTTTGAAGGACAAAGGCATTAAAGGAGAG GAAATAGTCCAGCAGTTAATTGAAAATAGTACCACCTTCCGAGACAAGACAGAATTTTCTCAAGATAAgtatataaaaaagaagaaaaagaa ATATGAGGCCGTGGTCACTGTGGTGAAACCCTCCACCCGGATTCTTTCCGTGATGTATTACGCACGAGAGCCTGGAAAGATCAA CCACATGAGGTATGATACCCTAGCCCAGATGTTGACGTTGGGGAATATCCGCGCCGGCAATAAAATGATTGTCATGGAGACCTGTGCGGGTTTGGTGCTGGGTGCGATGATGGAGCGAATGGGAG GTTTTGGCTCCATTATTCAGCTGTACCCTGGAGGGGGACCTGTTCGGGCAGCAACAGCATGTTTTGGATTTCCCAAGTCGTTCCTCAGTGGTCTTTATGAATTTCCCCTTAACAAAGTGGACAGTCTTCTAAATGGGACATTTTCATCGGAGATGTTGTCTCCAGAGCCCAAGGAGAGCACCACGGTGGAGGAAAGGAATGGTGTTGAGGAGAACCAGGCTCCAGAGCCGGAGAATGAAGACAGTGTGGCCGAGGCCCCAGAGAGCACCCTCCCCGAAGAACCAGAAAGCATGGAAATTGCTCTCGAAGATCCAGAAGATAAGGGAGCTAAGGAGAAGGGAAGCAAACGGGATTAC ATTCAGGAAAAGCAGAGGAGACAAGACGAGCAGAGGAAACGGCATCTGGaagctgctgctctgctgcaggaGCGAAACGCTGATGG TCTCATTGTAGCAAGCCGCTTCCATCCCATCCCACTGCTGATGTCTTTGCTCGACTTCGTGGCCCCCTCGCGGCCCTTCGTGGTCTACTGCCAGTATAAGGAG CCTCTGTTGGAATGCTACACAAAACTACGGGAAAGGGGAGGGGTCATCAACCTCAGGCTCTCTGAAACCTGGCTCAGAAATTACCAG GTTTTGCCAGATCGAAGTCATCCCAAACTGCTGATGAGCGGGGGTGGCGGCTGCCTCCTCTCGGGTTTCACTGTTGCCATGGACAACCTCAAGGCAGACGCCAGCCTCACACCCCCGGCGAGCGCTTCAGCGTTGAAGACTGAGGAGCCAGCGGCCAAGAAACGGAAATGCCCAGTGTCTGACTCATAA
- the TRMT6 gene encoding tRNA (adenine(58)-N(1))-methyltransferase non-catalytic subunit TRM6 isoform X2 produces the protein MEGAGEHPDPQPQQPDSGPQQPGDHCIRDGDFVVLKREDVFKAVQVQRKKKITFEKQWFYLDNVIGHSYGTTFEVAGGGSLQPKKKKEELTSETKEAGVDNRNIVDDGKSQKLTQDDIKALKDKGIKGEEIVQQLIENSTTFRDKTEFSQDKYIKKKKKKYEAVVTVVKPSTRILSVMYYAREPGKINHMRYDTLAQMLTLGNIRAGNKMIVMETCAGLVLGAMMERMGEPKESTTVEERNGVEENQAPEPENEDSVAEAPESTLPEEPESMEIALEDPEDKGAKEKGSKRDYIQEKQRRQDEQRKRHLEAAALLQERNADGLIVASRFHPIPLLMSLLDFVAPSRPFVVYCQYKEPLLECYTKLRERGGVINLRLSETWLRNYQVLPDRSHPKLLMSGGGGCLLSGFTVAMDNLKADASLTPPASASALKTEEPAAKKRKCPVSDS, from the exons ATGGAGGGCGCCGGGGAGCATCCAGACCCGCAGCCCCAACAGCCCGACTCCggaccccagcagcccggagaccACTGCATCCGCGACGGCGACTTCGTGGTCCTCAAACGCGAAGATGTATTCAAAGCGGTTCAGGTCCAGCGGAAAAA aAAAATCACTTTTGAGAAACAGTGGTTCTATCTGGATAATGTCATTGGCCACAGTTACGGAACCACgtttgaagtggctggtggaggAAGCCTTCAGcccaagaagaagaaggaagagctCACCTCAG agACTAAAGAAGCAGGTGTTGACAATCGAAACATAGTTGATGATGGAAAATCTCAGAAATTAACCCAAGATGACATAAAAGCTTTGAAGGACAAAGGCATTAAAGGAGAG GAAATAGTCCAGCAGTTAATTGAAAATAGTACCACCTTCCGAGACAAGACAGAATTTTCTCAAGATAAgtatataaaaaagaagaaaaagaa ATATGAGGCCGTGGTCACTGTGGTGAAACCCTCCACCCGGATTCTTTCCGTGATGTATTACGCACGAGAGCCTGGAAAGATCAA CCACATGAGGTATGATACCCTAGCCCAGATGTTGACGTTGGGGAATATCCGCGCCGGCAATAAAATGATTGTCATGGAGACCTGTGCGGGTTTGGTGCTGGGTGCGATGATGGAGCGAATGGGAG AGCCCAAGGAGAGCACCACGGTGGAGGAAAGGAATGGTGTTGAGGAGAACCAGGCTCCAGAGCCGGAGAATGAAGACAGTGTGGCCGAGGCCCCAGAGAGCACCCTCCCCGAAGAACCAGAAAGCATGGAAATTGCTCTCGAAGATCCAGAAGATAAGGGAGCTAAGGAGAAGGGAAGCAAACGGGATTAC ATTCAGGAAAAGCAGAGGAGACAAGACGAGCAGAGGAAACGGCATCTGGaagctgctgctctgctgcaggaGCGAAACGCTGATGG TCTCATTGTAGCAAGCCGCTTCCATCCCATCCCACTGCTGATGTCTTTGCTCGACTTCGTGGCCCCCTCGCGGCCCTTCGTGGTCTACTGCCAGTATAAGGAG CCTCTGTTGGAATGCTACACAAAACTACGGGAAAGGGGAGGGGTCATCAACCTCAGGCTCTCTGAAACCTGGCTCAGAAATTACCAG GTTTTGCCAGATCGAAGTCATCCCAAACTGCTGATGAGCGGGGGTGGCGGCTGCCTCCTCTCGGGTTTCACTGTTGCCATGGACAACCTCAAGGCAGACGCCAGCCTCACACCCCCGGCGAGCGCTTCAGCGTTGAAGACTGAGGAGCCAGCGGCCAAGAAACGGAAATGCCCAGTGTCTGACTCATAA